A DNA window from Salarias fasciatus chromosome 23 unlocalized genomic scaffold, fSalaFa1.1 super_scaffold_20, whole genome shotgun sequence contains the following coding sequences:
- the atp1b1b gene encoding sodium/potassium-transporting ATPase subunit beta-1b gives MPSNKDDGGWKKFMWNSETGELLGRTGGSWFKILIFYVIFYGCLAGIFIGTIQAMLLTLSDYKPTWQDRVAPPGLTHTPRSDKSEVSFSLNEVETYLSYTKALRDFLVKYDEDKQRDQMKYEDCGEEPAEYKNRGELESDIGVRKACRFHRSMLGPCSGLEDPNFGFSEGKPCLIVKLNRIVNFRPRPPTSNDSIPEEAQPKVQPNVIPIYCTNKKEEDAGKIGEIKYYGIGGGFPLQYYPYYGKLLHPHYLQPLVALQFTNLTQNTELRIECKVYGENIDYSEKDRYQGRFDIKLQVNSL, from the exons ATGCCTTCGAATAAAGACGACGGGGGGTGGAAGAAGTTCATGTGGAACTCGGAGACCGGGGAGCTGCTCGGCCGCACCGGGGGCAGCTGGT tcAAAATCCTGATCTTCTACGTCATCTTCTATGGATGTCTGGCCGGCATCTTCATCGGCACCATCCAGGCCATGCTGCTCACCCTGAGCGACTACAAGCCCACCTGGCAGGACAGAGTTGCACCCCCTG GCCTTACGCACACCCCACGATCCGACAAATCCGAAGTGAGCTTCAGCCTGAACGAGGTGGAGACCTACCTGTCTTACACCAAAGCCTTGAGGGACTTCCTGGTCAAGTATGATGAGGACAAACAGCGCGACCAGATGAAGTACGAGGATTGTGGAG AGGAACCAGCGGAGTACAAGAACCGGGGAGAACTGGAGAGCGACATTGGCGTCCGGAAGGCCTGCCGTTTCCACAGGTCCATGCTCGGACCGTGCTCCGGTCTGGAAGATCCAAACTTTGGATTCAGCGAGGGCAAGCCATGCCTGATCGTCAAGCTCAACAGGATCGTCAACTTCCGCCCAAGG CCTCCAACCTCAAATGACAGTATTCCAGAAGAGGCTCAGCCCAAAGTGCAACCGAATGTGATCCCTATCTACTGCACCAACAAG aaagaggaagatgcCGGTAAGATTGGCGAGATCAAGTACTACGGGATTGGCGGCGGCTTCCCCCTGCAGTACTACCCGTACTACGGCAAACTGCTGCACCCACACTACCTGCAGCCGCTGGTGGCGCTGCAGTTCACCAACCTGACCCAGAACACTGAACTGCGCATCGAGTGCAAAGTGTACGGAGAGAACATCGACTACAGCGAAAAGGACCGCTACCAAGGACGCTTTGACATCAAACTGCAGGTGAACAGTTTATGA
- the LOC115383644 gene encoding cyclic nucleotide-gated channel cone photoreceptor subunit alpha-like codes for MGTRRKKDEKKDDKKDEKKDEKKDEKKDEKKDEKKDEKKDEKKDEKKDEKKDDKKDDKKDDKKKEEPKEVWIMDPATDLYYYWLCTISIPVFYNLMFLVARACFNELQYKNTTLWMGFDYFSDLLYFIDTFVRARTGFLEQGLLVKDAKILKEKYMKTPQFKMDIFSILPTDIAFIYLGIDNPEWRFNRLFRLARLFEFFDRTETRTNFPNIFRIANLVLYIIIIIHWNACLYFAISKVLGFGSDTWVYPSLSVPEYSRLARQYIYCFYWSTLTLTTIGETPPPVRDIEYFFVVVDFLTGVLIFATIVGNVGAMISNMNAGRVEFQAKIDSIKQYMQFRKVTKDLEVRVVKWFDYLWTEEKTCDEKLVLKNLPDKLKAEIAINVHLETLRKVRIFQDCEAGLLIELVLKLQPQFFSPGDYICKKGDIGREMYIIKEGKLAVVADDGITQFVVLSDGAYFGEISILGIKGSKAGNRRTANIRSVGYSDLFALSKDDLMEALTEYPDAKYALEEKGRSILMKDNLIDESLVNVTDAKDLEQKVTDIEANIEVMTLKFRKLTSQYESSQRKMKQRLTNISNQVRTMRFDDE; via the exons ATGGGGACCAGGAG aaaaaaagatgaaaagaaggaTGACAAGAAGGACgaaaagaaagacgagaagAAGGACGAGAAGAAGGATGAGAAGAAAGATGAGAAGAAGGATGAGAAAAAAGACGAGAAGAAGGATGAAAAGAAGGACGAGAAGAAAGATGATAAAAAGGATGACAAGAAAGATgacaagaaaaaagaggaacC GAAGGAGGTGTGGATCATGGATCCTGCTACAGACTTGTACTACTACTGGCTGTGCACCATCTCCATCCCTGTCTTCTACAACTTGATGTTTCTGGTGGCCAG GGCTTGTTTCAATGAGCTGCAGTACAAAAACACAACGCTATGGATGGGTTTTGACTACTTCTCAGACCTCCTCTATTTCATCGACACCTTTGTGAGAGCCAGAACGG GTTTTCTGGAGCAAGGACTGCTCGTGAAAGATGCAAAGATCCTGAAAGAAAAGTACATGAAGACACCCCAGTTTAAAATGGACATCTTCTCAATACTTCCCACTGACATTGCATTCATCTACCTGGGAATCGATAATCCAGAATGGAGGTTCAACCGTCTCTTTAGGTTAGCGCGGCTGTTTGAGTTCTTTGACCGAACGGAAACTCGCACAAATTTCCCAAACATCTTCCGAATTGCCAATCTTGTCCTttacatcatcatcatcatccactgGAACGCCTGCCTGTACTTTGCCATCTCCAAGGTTCTTGGCTTTGGCTCGGACACTTGGGTTTATCCCAGCTTGTCAGTTCCCGAGTATTCACGCCTGGCCCGGCAGTACATCTACTGCTTTTACTGGTCCACGCTCACCCTGACCACCATCGGGGAAACCCCTCCCCCAGTGCGAGATATTGAATATTTCTTTGTGGTCGTGGACTTCCTCACTGGAGTTCTGATCTTCGCCACCATCGTCGGTAACGTCGGTGCGATGATTTCCAACATGAACGCAGGCCGCGTGGAGTTCCAGGCTAAAATCGACTCCATCAAGCAGTACATGCAGTTTCGAAAGGTCACCAAGGACCTGGAGGTGAGGGTGGTGAAGTGGTTCGACTACCTGTGGACCGAGGAGAAGACCTGCGATGAGAAGCTGGTGCTAAAGAATCTGCCCGACAAGCTGAAGGCTGAGATCGCCATCAACGTGCAtctggagactctgaggaaAGTGAGAATCTTCCAAGACTGTGAGGCGGGTTTGCTTATCGAGTTGGTCCTGAAGCTTCAACCCCAGTTCTTCAGTCCGGGTGACTACATTTGTAAGAAGGGCGACATCGGTCGAGAAATGTACATCATCAAAGAAGGAAAGCTGGCTGTGGTGGCAGACGATGGAATTACCCAGTTTGTAGTGCTCAGTGACGGCGCGTATTTCGGAGAAATCAGCATCCTGGGCATCAAGGGCAGTAAAGCAGGAAACCGAAGAACGGCCAACATCCGAAGCGTGGGGTACTCCGATCTCTTCGCTCTGTCCAAAGATGACCTGATGGAGGCACTGACTGAGTATCCTGATGCAAAGTACGCACTGGAGGAGAAAGGACGGTCCATCCTCATGAAGGACAACCTCATCGACGAGTCGCTGGTCAACGTCACCGACGCCAAAGACTTGGAGCAGAAAGTCACCGACATCGAAGCCAATATAGAAGTCATGACATTGAAATTCAGGAAGCTGACAAGTCAATATGAATCATCGCAGCGCAAAATGAAGCAGCGGCTCACTAACATATCCAACCAGGTCAGGACAATGAGATTTGACGATGAGTAA